Proteins co-encoded in one Spirosoma endbachense genomic window:
- a CDS encoding amidohydrolase family protein: MRTLISLKAILFGLILFFLYITQIRASGIDSIRVTVTEGTNMAADLSPDKASIAIDLQGTIWIVPIAGGVARPITDNLGDCRQPSWSPDGSLIAFHAFWDGRYHIWTVSATGGKPKQLTSGLQDDREPHWSPDGKRIVFASDRSGNYDIWQLTLADGKLTQLTQDSGNDFNPAFSPDGTKVAFVSDRTDAPGVYVINSDADATVKSTTGNTEKIIVPANGKFAGPSWQPDGSHLFYNVLTSSLSGLASAAVADSKVQLLTEAAEDVFPFRASWLSATEFLYTSNGLLKRRKLGSTTAQAIPFQAIIALPRNTYKRKTYDFDSQKPQTVKGIKGTTISPDGKQIAFAALGDIWILTKGKKTPDRLTQGPTMEVEPSWSPDGTKLAYVSDRNGNMDVWIRDLKTGQDRLLVDMSDDLHYPNWSPDGSKIAFYQSDARNAWGRSTLYTADVTYTADVTTPKTQKLHESIFVPSQASWAPDGKTLAVSALHPYSSRYREGVSEVLLLSFDGKNDRYVTPAPGHSLATRGQNGPVWSPDGTKMAYILDGLVWVTDVKTDGSIVGSPRKLTNEQSDTPTWTGDSKSLLFLATDALKQVYLGDGHIETIPMDLTWQLSQPTGAIVVHAGRLFDGLANTYRNNVDILIDGHRIKAIEPHRAGRPGKLIDASTKTVIPGLFEMHTHQHSMVGEKIGRLWLSFGITSVREPGADPYDALERKESWASNTRPGPRQFFTGGLTDGTRIYYGAATSINSDEQLDRELNRSVRLGYDLIKTYVRMPDAMQQRITTFAHAHGMPVSSHEIFPAMRYDVDAVEHIGGTSRRGYSPKITAMNRSYQDVIQLLAKSGMNITPTASLQGGFSVLGTKNPGLYENRQYRAFYSEEYNNALQAGAAQYAKISPGYLSNFGNLQKGVKVLIDAGAHVTTGTDSPFVPYGLSLHTELQSFVGAGLTPYQALRSATLWAAETVGVSKDLGSIEPGKLADLVIVNGDPLTTITDALNVEQVIKNGEVLPIDRLLTRP, from the coding sequence ATGCGTACACTCATCTCCTTGAAAGCAATCCTGTTTGGCTTAATTCTATTTTTTCTCTATATAACCCAAATACGAGCTAGTGGTATTGATTCCATTCGGGTAACGGTTACGGAAGGCACCAATATGGCCGCCGATCTATCGCCCGACAAAGCCAGCATTGCGATTGACTTACAGGGTACAATCTGGATCGTACCCATCGCTGGTGGTGTCGCCAGACCCATAACCGACAATCTGGGCGACTGTCGTCAGCCAAGCTGGTCGCCCGATGGGAGCCTGATTGCCTTTCATGCCTTCTGGGATGGCCGTTATCATATCTGGACCGTTTCGGCCACTGGCGGCAAACCCAAACAACTGACGTCGGGGCTTCAGGATGATCGCGAACCACACTGGTCGCCGGATGGTAAGCGTATCGTATTTGCCTCCGATCGGAGCGGCAATTATGACATCTGGCAATTAACGCTGGCCGATGGGAAACTCACCCAGCTTACGCAGGACTCGGGCAATGATTTCAACCCGGCTTTTTCGCCCGACGGAACAAAGGTTGCCTTCGTTTCAGATCGCACCGACGCGCCGGGTGTTTATGTGATTAACTCTGACGCCGATGCGACTGTCAAATCCACGACGGGTAATACGGAAAAGATCATTGTGCCCGCCAACGGAAAATTTGCTGGGCCAAGCTGGCAACCCGATGGTTCGCATCTGTTTTACAATGTTCTGACCAGTTCGCTAAGTGGACTGGCCAGTGCAGCAGTGGCCGACAGCAAGGTTCAGCTCCTGACCGAAGCCGCTGAAGATGTCTTCCCATTTCGGGCAAGCTGGCTCTCGGCCACCGAATTTCTGTATACGTCCAATGGCTTGCTCAAACGCCGAAAACTTGGTAGTACAACAGCCCAGGCAATTCCATTTCAGGCCATTATTGCGTTGCCAAGAAATACCTATAAACGAAAAACATACGATTTCGACAGCCAGAAACCTCAGACGGTTAAAGGCATCAAAGGAACTACGATTTCACCCGATGGTAAACAAATCGCATTCGCAGCCCTCGGTGATATCTGGATACTGACGAAAGGTAAAAAGACACCCGACCGTTTAACCCAGGGCCCAACGATGGAAGTCGAGCCGAGCTGGTCGCCGGACGGAACAAAGCTGGCCTACGTTTCGGACCGAAACGGCAATATGGACGTCTGGATTCGGGATTTGAAAACAGGGCAGGATCGCCTGCTGGTCGACATGAGCGACGATCTGCATTATCCGAACTGGTCGCCCGATGGCAGCAAGATCGCCTTTTACCAGAGCGATGCCCGAAATGCCTGGGGCCGCAGTACGCTCTACACGGCCGATGTTACCTACACGGCTGATGTTACAACGCCCAAAACCCAGAAACTGCACGAGTCGATCTTTGTACCAAGTCAGGCAAGTTGGGCCCCCGATGGAAAAACGCTGGCCGTTTCGGCGCTTCACCCCTATTCGTCCCGTTACCGCGAGGGTGTCAGCGAAGTTTTATTATTATCGTTCGATGGAAAGAATGACCGCTATGTAACGCCTGCACCCGGACACAGCCTGGCAACACGTGGGCAAAACGGCCCCGTCTGGTCGCCCGATGGGACAAAAATGGCGTACATCCTCGACGGATTAGTTTGGGTAACGGACGTAAAAACAGACGGTTCTATTGTTGGTTCACCCCGCAAACTGACCAATGAACAGTCGGACACACCCACCTGGACCGGCGATTCTAAAAGTTTGCTCTTTCTGGCGACGGACGCGCTCAAACAGGTTTACCTGGGCGATGGCCATATTGAAACGATTCCGATGGACCTGACCTGGCAACTCAGCCAGCCTACCGGCGCGATTGTGGTTCATGCGGGTCGTCTGTTCGATGGGTTAGCCAATACGTACCGCAACAATGTCGACATTCTTATTGATGGTCACCGAATTAAGGCCATAGAACCCCACCGGGCCGGGCGTCCTGGCAAACTGATCGATGCATCGACCAAAACCGTCATACCGGGTTTATTCGAAATGCACACGCACCAGCATTCGATGGTTGGCGAAAAAATCGGGCGGCTGTGGCTATCGTTCGGAATCACATCCGTGCGCGAACCCGGTGCCGATCCCTACGATGCGCTGGAACGGAAAGAATCGTGGGCGAGTAATACCCGGCCCGGTCCACGTCAGTTTTTTACCGGAGGGCTAACCGATGGAACGCGGATCTATTACGGAGCAGCGACCAGCATCAACTCCGATGAACAGCTCGACCGCGAATTAAACCGCTCCGTTCGATTGGGATACGACCTGATCAAGACCTATGTCCGTATGCCCGACGCCATGCAGCAACGGATTACCACGTTTGCTCACGCCCACGGAATGCCGGTTTCGTCTCACGAGATTTTCCCGGCCATGCGCTATGACGTCGATGCTGTCGAACATATTGGCGGAACGAGTCGGCGTGGGTATTCGCCCAAGATTACGGCCATGAACCGGAGTTATCAGGACGTGATTCAGCTATTGGCCAAATCGGGAATGAACATTACCCCGACAGCATCACTACAGGGCGGCTTTTCGGTATTGGGCACAAAAAATCCGGGGCTCTACGAAAATCGGCAGTATCGGGCGTTCTACAGCGAAGAATATAACAACGCGCTTCAGGCAGGAGCCGCTCAATATGCGAAAATCAGTCCCGGTTACCTAAGCAACTTCGGGAACTTACAGAAAGGGGTCAAAGTGTTGATCGACGCTGGTGCGCACGTCACCACAGGAACCGACAGCCCCTTTGTGCCCTATGGCTTGAGCCTGCACACAGAGCTACAATCATTTGTAGGTGCGGGCCTGACCCCTTATCAGGCTTTGCGTTCAGCGACGCTCTGGGCGGCTGAAACCGTAGGCGTCAGCAAGGATTTAGGCTCCATCGAACCAGGAAAACTGGCGGACCTGGTTATCGTCAACGGTGATCCGCTAACCACGATCACCGATGCGCTGAATGTTGAGCAAGTCATCAAGAACGGCGAAGTTCTACCCATTGACCGGTTGCTGACCCGGCCCTGA